From a region of the Candidatus Brocadia sp. genome:
- a CDS encoding energy-coupling factor transporter transmembrane protein EcfT, which yields MAGMLEKLDPRSKIISFLAMFCCIILTPITRFRDFGLYFLILLAIVFLARITPGQILKRISLLIPWVVVIAMIVPFIKTGFVCLSMHIGYWKVEITDKGVWTFLSIAVKSSLSSLLLIIISLTTTLSDFLKGLELLHFPRLLIRLLYFVYCCLFLFLYKTRHLLQDKYLRFFGARCRQPLRVIGFMAGILTSKALGQPDERHEMAVLQGFPGEMSSNKDFRISSLDFLFITGIIASLLCIVFGLVYKIECIKSRNVNVWYGLSL from the coding sequence GGCAATGTTCTGTTGCATAATCCTGACCCCCATCACCCGTTTCAGGGATTTTGGGCTCTATTTCCTGATACTATTAGCAATCGTGTTTCTCGCCAGGATTACACCAGGGCAGATATTAAAAAGAATTTCCCTTTTGATTCCATGGGTAGTTGTCATTGCAATGATCGTCCCCTTTATAAAGACAGGGTTCGTCTGTTTGTCCATGCACATAGGTTATTGGAAAGTAGAAATTACGGATAAAGGTGTCTGGACATTTCTCTCCATCGCAGTGAAGTCAAGCCTGTCTTCTCTTCTCCTTATCATTATCTCCTTAACTACAACCTTGTCAGATTTTTTAAAGGGATTAGAATTACTTCATTTCCCACGTCTTCTGATCAGACTTTTGTATTTTGTGTATTGTTGTCTCTTTCTGTTTTTATACAAGACAAGACATCTGTTGCAGGATAAATATCTGCGATTTTTTGGTGCCCGCTGCAGGCAACCGCTTCGCGTTATCGGATTTATGGCCGGAATATTAACGAGCAAGGCACTTGGGCAGCCTGATGAAAGGCATGAGATGGCAGTCCTTCAGGGATTCCCAGGAGAAATGAGCAGTAACAAAGATTTCAGGATATCATCTCTGGATTTTTTATTTATAACGGGTATAATCGCCTCGTTACTTTGTATTGTCTTCGGTCTTGTTTATAAAATAGAATGTATAAAAAGCAGGAATGTCAATGTCTGGTATGGATTATCATTATGA